A genomic window from Sebastes fasciatus isolate fSebFas1 chromosome 7, fSebFas1.pri, whole genome shotgun sequence includes:
- the LOC141770544 gene encoding tapasin-related protein-like isoform X1, giving the protein MRLILKILSYLYLCAGVQCVHQVSWLPCQFTDEHVSVNNEGHTETQHILREAMLQFGQIGDPPVNPHAITFLITASKLDLRRYVEGAEAEQLECELRRYSTDGIYVRWPVKGALDYNNWFSCTLRHTKGLFTVTGFLRHPSDQPPPGQQDYRRWTPIGDREILTTTVAMVIKTQSPSVRAGLGSEQKLHCQFAVDHKGPNVTVEWHMQHRGERTRLFSHTSRTGQSQGTGVRLKSLEGGDASYSLPFTKMSSEGTYICSVSVLPLFVSLDIGLHIEEPPRVSLNVGPTLSLQDGGEQKVACEAESYYPLDVEIVWKVQDPAVSGQRVGAPLPKVLQNVLLSSHKHNQDKTFSLTSFFYLEASLRDSGKQFTCIVSHQSLRMPIRKSFILTVEEPIIWTFYLTVGFMVVALVVILCVMLCYLHSGDRTNHTEQPWKTEQTSSEHQ; this is encoded by the exons gTGTGCAGTGTGTCCACCAGGTGTCATGGCTGCCCTGTCAGTTCACTGATGAACATGTGTCTGTGAATAACGAGGGTCACACCGAGACTCAGCACATCCTCAGAGAGGCTATGCTGCAGTTTGGTCAAATAGGAGACCCTCCTGTTAATCCACATGCCATCACTTTCCTGATCACCG CGTCTAAGTTGGACCTGCGGCGGTACGTAGAGGGAGCGGAAGCAGAGCAGTTGGAGTGTGAGCTGCGTAGGTACAGCACAGATGGCATCTATGTCCGCTGGCCAGTCAAGGGGGCCCTGGACTACAACAACTGGTTCAGCTGCACCCTCAGACACACCAAGGGCCTGTTCACAGTCACCGGCTTCCTCAGACACCCGTCTGACCAACCCCCCCCTGGACAGCAGGACTACCGCCGCTGGACTCCAATCGGGGACAGAGAGATACTCACAACAACAG TTGCCATGGTAATTAAAACACAGTCTCCATCGGTGAGAGCAGGCCTGGGCTCCGAACAAAAGCTCCACTGCCAGTTTGCCGTCGACCACAAAGGACCAAACGTCACTGTGGAGTGGCACATGCAGCATCGTGGAGAGAGAACCAGACTCTTCAGTCACACCAGCCGCACAGGGCAGAGCCAGGGGACCGGGGTCAGGCTGAAGAGCCTAGAAGGCGGGGATGCTTCCTACAGCCTCCCCTTCACCAAGATGAGCAGTGAAGGGACGTACATTTGTTCGGTGTCGGTGCTTCCTCTGTTCGTCAGTCTGGATATAGGGCTGCATATCGAAG AGCCTCCCCGTGTCTCCCTCAACGTTGGACCCACTCTCTCACTGCAGGACGGCGGGGAGCAGAAGGTTGCTTGTGAGGCAGAGAGCTACTACCCTCTGGACGTGGAGATAGTTTGGAAGGTGCAGGACCCGGCGGTGTCAGGCCAGAGGGTGGGCGCTCCTCTCCCCAAGGTGCTCCAGAACGTTCTGCTGTCCAGCCACAAACACAACCAGGACAAGACCTTCTCGCTGACGTCTTTCTTCTACCTTGAGGCTTCACTCAGGGACTCAGGGAAACAGTTCACATGCATCGTCTCCCATCAGTCCCTGAGAATGCCCATCAGGAAGAGCTTCATCCTGACTGTCGAGG AGCCAATCATCTGGACGTTTTACCTCACTGTTGGCTTCATGGTAGTGGCACTGGTGGTCATCCTGTGTGTGATGCTGTGTTACCTGCACTCAGGTGA cAGAACAAACCATACTGAGCAGCCTTGGAAGACTGAGCAGACCAGCTCAGAACACCAGTGA
- the LOC141770544 gene encoding tapasin-related protein-like isoform X2, whose translation MRLILKILSYLYLCAGVQCVHQVSWLPCQFTDEHVSVNNEGHTETQHILREAMLQFGQIGDPPVNPHAITFLITASKLDLRRYVEGAEAEQLECELRRYSTDGIYVRWPVKGALDYNNWFSCTLRHTKGLFTVTGFLRHPSDQPPPGQQDYRRWTPIGDREILTTTVAMVIKTQSPSVRAGLGSEQKLHCQFAVDHKGPNVTVEWHMQHRGERTRLFSHTSRTGQSQGTGVRLKSLEGGDASYSLPFTKMSSEGTYICSVSVLPLFVSLDIGLHIEEPPRVSLNVGPTLSLQDGGEQKVACEAESYYPLDVEIVWKVQDPAVSGQRVGAPLPKVLQNVLLSSHKHNQDKTFSLTSFFYLEASLRDSGKQFTCIVSHQSLRMPIRKSFILTVEEPIIWTFYLTVGFMVVALVVILCVMLCYLHSAKKQSNKNKPY comes from the exons gTGTGCAGTGTGTCCACCAGGTGTCATGGCTGCCCTGTCAGTTCACTGATGAACATGTGTCTGTGAATAACGAGGGTCACACCGAGACTCAGCACATCCTCAGAGAGGCTATGCTGCAGTTTGGTCAAATAGGAGACCCTCCTGTTAATCCACATGCCATCACTTTCCTGATCACCG CGTCTAAGTTGGACCTGCGGCGGTACGTAGAGGGAGCGGAAGCAGAGCAGTTGGAGTGTGAGCTGCGTAGGTACAGCACAGATGGCATCTATGTCCGCTGGCCAGTCAAGGGGGCCCTGGACTACAACAACTGGTTCAGCTGCACCCTCAGACACACCAAGGGCCTGTTCACAGTCACCGGCTTCCTCAGACACCCGTCTGACCAACCCCCCCCTGGACAGCAGGACTACCGCCGCTGGACTCCAATCGGGGACAGAGAGATACTCACAACAACAG TTGCCATGGTAATTAAAACACAGTCTCCATCGGTGAGAGCAGGCCTGGGCTCCGAACAAAAGCTCCACTGCCAGTTTGCCGTCGACCACAAAGGACCAAACGTCACTGTGGAGTGGCACATGCAGCATCGTGGAGAGAGAACCAGACTCTTCAGTCACACCAGCCGCACAGGGCAGAGCCAGGGGACCGGGGTCAGGCTGAAGAGCCTAGAAGGCGGGGATGCTTCCTACAGCCTCCCCTTCACCAAGATGAGCAGTGAAGGGACGTACATTTGTTCGGTGTCGGTGCTTCCTCTGTTCGTCAGTCTGGATATAGGGCTGCATATCGAAG AGCCTCCCCGTGTCTCCCTCAACGTTGGACCCACTCTCTCACTGCAGGACGGCGGGGAGCAGAAGGTTGCTTGTGAGGCAGAGAGCTACTACCCTCTGGACGTGGAGATAGTTTGGAAGGTGCAGGACCCGGCGGTGTCAGGCCAGAGGGTGGGCGCTCCTCTCCCCAAGGTGCTCCAGAACGTTCTGCTGTCCAGCCACAAACACAACCAGGACAAGACCTTCTCGCTGACGTCTTTCTTCTACCTTGAGGCTTCACTCAGGGACTCAGGGAAACAGTTCACATGCATCGTCTCCCATCAGTCCCTGAGAATGCCCATCAGGAAGAGCTTCATCCTGACTGTCGAGG AGCCAATCATCTGGACGTTTTACCTCACTGTTGGCTTCATGGTAGTGGCACTGGTGGTCATCCTGTGTGTGATGCTGTGTTACCTGCACTCAG caaaaaaacaaagtaacaaG AACAAACCATACTGA